A genomic region of Carassius carassius chromosome 13, fCarCar2.1, whole genome shotgun sequence contains the following coding sequences:
- the LOC132155520 gene encoding uncharacterized protein LOC132155520, which produces MVSLASCRDIAEETTSEISVNTVSDKQEVKSEEAILQPWQVFREPIMELQRMNITGKEDGKKRVEVEEDEEGTETKNEMDNKVAEKMKHVENLRNMPTDANDSSSDPTNEPISSNSHTSPPETNEADTEDSRKLTKTPSFGKTVHFKETEAVEERESSVDNLFPDFEVEEWTITSFEEMFLADDWKDITNDCLLRKKVLQASPETALTPALGQEVTLKMQGVLEDRTVVEKDCKLVFVIGEGDVNQLSC; this is translated from the exons ATGGTATCCTTAGCATCGTGTAGAGACATAGCAGAGGAGACAACATCAGAGATTTCTGTAAACACAGTTAGTGACAAACAGGAGGTGAAGAGCGAAGAAGCTATTTTGCAGCCTTGGCAGGTGTTTCGAGAACCAATCATGGAGTTGCAAAGAATGAATATCACAGGAAAGGAGGATGGGAAGAAAAGAGTAGAAGTCGAAGAGGATGAAGAAGGAACTGAGACAAAAAATGAAATGGATAATAAAGTGGCAGAAAAGATGAAGCATGTTGAAAACTTAAGAAACATGCCAACAGACGCAAATGACTCAAGCAGCGACCCAACCAATGAGCCCATCTCCTCAAATTCTCACACCAGCCCACCTGAGACCAATGAAGCAGACACAGAAGACAGCAGAAAACTGACAAAGACTCCCAGCTTTGGCAAAACAGTTCATTTTAAGGAAACTGAAGCAGTGGAAGAAAGGGAAAGCTCAGTGGACAATCTTTTTCCAGACTTTGAGGTAGAAGAGTGGACCATCACCAGCTTTGAAGAGATGTTTCTGGCAGATGACTGGAAGGACATTACAA ATGACTGTTTGCTAAGGAAGAAGGTGCTACAGGCCAGTCCTGAGACTGCCCTGACCCCGGCTTTGGGTCAGGAGGTCACTCTGAAAATGCAGGGTGTGCTGGAGGATAGGACTGTGGTGGAGAAAGACTGCAAGTTGGTCTTCGTTATCGGAGAGGGAGATGTCAACCAG TTATCTTGTTGA